One Vitis vinifera cultivar Pinot Noir 40024 chromosome 8, ASM3070453v1 genomic window carries:
- the LOC104879982 gene encoding VQ motif-containing protein 8, chloroplastic, with amino-acid sequence MAPIRRVQMQGPRPTPLTVNRSCSTSSEMIKKPVPKNRRRSPVIVYLRSPTIIHVKPQDFMRLVQSLTGNKSSMVPSFCSSSSSCVTAVDGAMSERARSEHAW; translated from the coding sequence ATGGCCCCCATTAGAAGAGTGCAGATGCAGGGTCCAAGGCCTACGCCTCTCACTGTAAACAGGAGTTGTAGTACTTCTTCAGAGATGATCAAGAAGCCTGTACCTAAGAATCGAAGGCGTTCTCCTGTTATAGTATACCTAAGATCTCCCACGATTATCCATGTAAAGCCTCAGGATTTCATGCGCCTGGTGCAAAGCCTCACTGGTAATAAGTCGTCCATGGTTCCTTCTTtttgctcttcttcttcttcgtgtGTTACAGCGGTGGATGGAGCCATGAGCGAGAGAGCAAGATCAGAGCATGCTTGGTGA